TATGTCCCAAAAATCAGTTTCGGGCGATTCATTGCTACAAAAGGTTAGAACGAACGGAGAAAACAAAATTGCATCAAAAGATAATTCTCGCAAAGAACTTGGAATACTTGATTTTTCAGCGATAAAAAGCGCTGTCTCGGATAAAATTGTAGAAAATTATCGCAATAGTCAAAAAAAACACCTGGTGGCCATTGTCTTACCGTAAGCAAAACACGTTTTGAAAAAGCTTATAAACAAGTTCATGGCCATTCGCTGTATCAAGATTTACCGGATAGCATAGCCACAAAATCCTTCACTCCCAAACAGGTGTTCAATATGCTTTACGCATCTGCTTCGGCGCCACAACAAGGATGGCGAAGCCTTCCAGAAAAATATAGGGGTAAGGGCAATGCTGGTGCTATTGCTTATGCAGGAATGGGTACGTTAGTTGATTCATCAGGAATTTGGAGTGGTCAATTAAGACCTGGAGCACTCATGCAAGTTTGGCGGTTAAAAGAAGACTATGAATTGGTAGTGCAAGGCGTAGATGTTAAAAAACTTGATCCTTATGGACATTCGTTCATTTTCATGGATTATGTATATGACAAGGATAATGTCATTGTCGGCATAAAAATTGCCGACCAAGGATTTCAGAGTTATCGTCCATTAGTACCTAGCGACTATGAAGTCTGGTGGGCCGTTAATCTTAGTATCTAATGTAGGTACTAGCTAGGAAATACATGAAAAATTAACGTTCCTTTTGAAATTCGTTTAAGAATAAACCGTTAGATTTATGGAGGTTCATCTTAACTATTTATAAAAAATAAACATGTTATTTTTTTCCTTTTTACTACTGTTAGGTTTCGATGTCAACATGCCACCTATAATAGAATCAGCTATTGAGCATAGCATCGATGATACAAGACCTGTACCAAATTTTGACACAATAGTATTCAACGACACATTGAAATCGAATGTAGAAACGAATCTGGATACCCTATCCTACAAGGATACCAAAGCAGGAATTGACCAATTGCGAAAACGCTTGGGAGAAGCGCGGCGCTTAGGGAAAATTTCTCTTGACAGCATTAAATCAGAGTTCACGACTCAATTAGTAGATAGGATCATTCCCCATTGGTATGGCACTCCTTGGAGTTTTGGGGGACATACTGCTGTGCCAAACCAAGGCGAGATTGCATGTGGTTATTTCATCTCCACCACGCTACGGGATATGGGCATACAACTTAACCGTTTTAAATTAGCGCAAAAATCCCCAATAGACGAGGCTAAAGTTATAAGTTGCGGCTCAGAAATTTATAGTGTTGCACAGGATAGTCCTGAAAAAGCGTTTGCGGAAATTGATCGCATAACCCAGGAAGGAATCCACTTTATTGGCTTTGACGTGGGACATGTGGGCTATCTTCTAAAAAGCGAAGGCGAATTGTTTCTGATACATTCCAATTACCTTTCCCCAGGATCAGTTTGCATAGAACCTCTCAAGGAATCAAGGGTTTTTAAAAGCTTTTCCAAATTCCACCTTGTGGATATTTCCAATAACGATACTCTCATTCAACTTTGGCTGGATAATGGAATTGTCTTGTAATAGGTATAAGGCTAGTATTCGGTTTCTATTCTTTGAGAATACCTATTAATTGTTGACTTTGGCCAATTCCCAAATTATTAAGATGATAGGGCGGGTTGTTTGTATAAAAACTTCTGTTTCTGATTATGTATTCCTTTGTATCAAAACCAATACTGTTATCCTCTTTTACTATCCGTTCAAGAGAGATTTCCTTTCCTCATCCATTAATAGTTGCTGCAATCAATTCTATACCTTAGTTTGGAAGTAATGTAAATGATATTTCATTAAGCATGATTTTTTAACCCTAAATGCAATGGAAAATCATCTATAAATAAGTCCCGTTTTAAACAGGATAATCCCCATTAAACAACAAACAATATTTTTAGAGATACAATTTAAAGTGGGCCCGTAAAAAGTTAGCTTTATCGGACTTTTTTAAAAAACAAGATTTCGGTGACCTTTACGAACTATTTTTCAATGCAGTTTGGTTATTGTCCGCTAATATATCAGCATTCGATTTGGCTTCAATAAGTTTTTCAAATACTAAGCATGCCGTCAAATCTCCCGTTACATTCACTGCGGTTCTAAACATACCCAGAATCCGGTCTATTCCAATAATAATGAGTAGACCATCAACCGGAATTCCTGCACTTTGCAATACTGAAGCAAGTATAATAACTCCACCTCCAGGAATTGCCGGTGTTCCTATAGAGGCGGCCACAACGGTAAAAGTAATTAACAGAAGGCTCATTATTGTCAATTCAATGCCATAGGCCTGAGCCAGAAATAAAGTTGTTACGCATTGGAACAATGCCGTTCCATCCATGTTAATGGTGGCGCCGACCGGGATGACGAAATCACTGATATTAGAGGAAACCCCCAATTTTTCATCTGCTGTTTTCATGGAAAGAGGCATAACGGCTGCTGAACTGGCAGTGGAGAATGCCAATAGTAGTGGTTCCCTTATCGCCTTCAAGAACTTGAGGGGGTTTTTCCTGGTAACGACCAAGGCAACCAACAAATAGAATACCAATAATATCATCAGACCCAGCACAACTACGATAATATAATATCCCAAACCAAGGAATATTTGAACACTTGTCCTGGATAGTAAGGCTGCCATCAAGCCAAATACAGCATAGGGCACCAGCAGCATGGCCCACGATACTATAATCATACAGATTTTCTGAATGGCCTCCGAGAAACGAATGATAGGGCTTGCTGTTTCCTGACGGAGTTGGGTAATGGCTACACCAATAATAATCGTAAAAATTACAACGCCCAACATTTCACCAGTCAAGATGGACTCTAGGGGATTACTTGGGATAAGGTTTGATATCGCATTTGGGATATCCTCAATAAGGTTGGTTTTATCAGCGGGTGTTATTTGACTTTCGCCACTATTTGGAAATCCACCTAGCTTAAAAATATACTGGCCAGGTTTAAAAATAAATGTTACGACCAGGCCTATCATGATGGCAATAGCAGTAGTTAAAATGAAATATAGCGATAGTCGAAGACCAAAGGTTTTAAGATTATCTGAACTGTTACTCACAATTCCTGTAATAATTGATGTAAATATCAATGGAATCATGATCATTTGAACCAAACGCATAAAAATTTGACCTGGCAGGTCGAGCCAATCGGCAAGGCGCAAACTAACAGTCTCTGAAAGCAACCCTACAGATGGATTGAGTAGCACTCCGATTCCCGCTCCTACAACTAGGCCAATAATTACCTTGAGCCATAAGCGGCCTTTTATAAGATGATCTAAATGAACCGACAAATTATTGAGCGGTCTGAAATCAATCATGGTATTATTTGGTTATTTATACGACATTCACATTAAACAGATAGCCAACCAATGCCGTTAACCCCATAGCCACAGTTCCCCAAAACGTAATCCGAGCGACTGCTTTACCTACACTGGAACCTCCAGTTTTAGCGGCAAGTGCCCCTAATAAAATCAAAAAGAAAAGGGCAAAACCATAAAGCGTATACTCTATGCTTTCTAATGACAAAAAAAGTACAACTAGTAATGGTAATAGTCCACCAACGGTAAATGCCGCACCTGAAGCAAAAGCAGCCTGTATGGGGTTAGCCTGACTTATTTCGTTGATACCCAATTCGTCTCGAATATGTGCCCCAAGGGCATCGTGCTCTGTTAGTTCTTTTGCAACGTTTTGGGCAGTTTTCTTTTTTAGGCCTCTTTTTTCATAAATCTGCGCTAGTATTTGCAACTCAACTTCCGGCGTTTCTTCCAATTCCTGTTTTTCGCGTTCAATATCTGCCTTTTCAACATCTGTTTGAGAACTGACCGAAACATATTCCCCAGCGGCCATCGATAATGCACCGGCAACCAGCCCCGCTAAGGTTGCCAATAAAATAGTCTCCCTACTATCACTTGCTGCGGCGACCCCGATTGCTATACTTGCAGTTGATAAGATACCATCATTTGCGCCTAAAACTGCTGCTCTTAGCCAATTACTACGATGGATGTAGTGACTGTCTAAATAATTGTCGATGGTCTTTGTATTTTCCACTTCCTTTCCCATTTTTTTAATTTATGAACTGATCAGAACTATCTTATTACTGAACCAAAAGCCATTTTACTCATTAATCGAAATTTAAATATCCCGACACTTGCGTCCAAATCTAAGTTGAATTTTCATTTTAATGCCTCCCGGGCTTGCCCCAAGGGGCATTACCGATTAAACTCCATATTTAATAATAATCGCCATTTGCCCTGCATGATGGTTGGTGTGCGATACGATTCTTCCAAATGCCTGGGCCTTGGTTTTAGTACCGAATTCCTTTGTTGTGATAGTTGTTTCCCAATCCGTGTCTGTTTGTTCCTTTACAATGGATTTTAGGGTTTGGGCTGCACGGTTTACATATTCCCTTAACTCGTCCAAGTTTGTCCATTCGCCTGTATCTTTCTGGGCAATCACAGTTTTCGCAGTAACCCTAACTTCCTTGGCACCAAAGACGTTTTTTGCAAAGAGCAATTCGACGTCCCCAATATGTCGAATTAGAAATCCGACACTATTCACTGATGGCGGGAGTTTCCTTTTCAGGTCATCTTGGGAAAGTTTTACAAGTTGATTTGAAAACCGTGTTCGGGCTTCCTGCCACAATTCTAAAAATAGTTCTGTTTTGGTTTTCATTGGCCCACATGTCATCGTTTAATAAACCTGCAAGTAATCAATAATGTATTTGTCAAGTTATGATTTAGGTCATATAGAATAATCGCAAAGAATTCTATATTTAGCCTTCATATTTTTCGGATTTCCACTAAAATCTTAAGCGAAATCTAGTGGCAGGAAATAATATTAAAAACAATGTAGTGGACCCAATTACCAACTTGCCGATTTCGGCTACAATTTGGGTGAAACCATCGATACAAAAATCCGTCGTCATTGTTTTCTGAAAGGAAAGTTTGTATATCGTAGTTTCGGCCTTGAATAGCGTATTGGGAAGAATATTGATACTGTAAATTATATGGACTTTTAGCTCTAGTATTTCACTATGAAAAAAGATAATCCCCGATTTACTTTTGCTCAAATACTTGAAGGCCTAGAAGGCGTTGCCATTATCATCGCCTGTTACCTTACATTTTTTCTGAAACCCCTGCGAGCACGATGGGGACTCAGCAAAGAAGAAGCTAAACGACCGCTTCCAGGTGATGGAATCATTAAATCGCCAAAATCGAAATTCACCCATGCAATCAATATTAATGCCCCTACAGAATATGTATGGCCTTGGATAGCGCAAATCGGTCAAGGAAAAGGCGGGTTTTATTCGTACGAAGCTTTGGAGAATTTAATCGGTTTACAAATTTATAATTCGGACGTAGTGCTGCCCAAATTTCAAAATCCCACCATCGACGATAGCGTTGCCTTCGCCCCCGGAGATTGCACACCTATCGTCATTTGCGAACCTGGGCACGCCATGGCAATAGAGAATTCACTTGACATGGATAGTAACCAAAAGTATGACCCTAAGGGACCTGCCCCAAAAAACTATTTGCACCTTACCTGGCTTTGGTTTGTTGAAGCG
This sequence is a window from Maribacter aestuarii. Protein-coding genes within it:
- a CDS encoding dicarboxylate/amino acid:cation symporter; its protein translation is MIDFRPLNNLSVHLDHLIKGRLWLKVIIGLVVGAGIGVLLNPSVGLLSETVSLRLADWLDLPGQIFMRLVQMIMIPLIFTSIITGIVSNSSDNLKTFGLRLSLYFILTTAIAIMIGLVVTFIFKPGQYIFKLGGFPNSGESQITPADKTNLIEDIPNAISNLIPSNPLESILTGEMLGVVIFTIIIGVAITQLRQETASPIIRFSEAIQKICMIIVSWAMLLVPYAVFGLMAALLSRTSVQIFLGLGYYIIVVVLGLMILLVFYLLVALVVTRKNPLKFLKAIREPLLLAFSTASSAAVMPLSMKTADEKLGVSSNISDFVIPVGATINMDGTALFQCVTTLFLAQAYGIELTIMSLLLITFTVVAASIGTPAIPGGGVIILASVLQSAGIPVDGLLIIIGIDRILGMFRTAVNVTGDLTACLVFEKLIEAKSNADILADNNQTALKNSS
- a CDS encoding VIT1/CCC1 transporter family protein, with the protein product MGKEVENTKTIDNYLDSHYIHRSNWLRAAVLGANDGILSTASIAIGVAAASDSRETILLATLAGLVAGALSMAAGEYVSVSSQTDVEKADIEREKQELEETPEVELQILAQIYEKRGLKKKTAQNVAKELTEHDALGAHIRDELGINEISQANPIQAAFASGAAFTVGGLLPLLVVLFLSLESIEYTLYGFALFFLILLGALAAKTGGSSVGKAVARITFWGTVAMGLTALVGYLFNVNVV
- a CDS encoding DinB family protein: MKTKTELFLELWQEARTRFSNQLVKLSQDDLKRKLPPSVNSVGFLIRHIGDVELLFAKNVFGAKEVRVTAKTVIAQKDTGEWTNLDELREYVNRAAQTLKSIVKEQTDTDWETTITTKEFGTKTKAQAFGRIVSHTNHHAGQMAIIIKYGV